A portion of the uncultured Methanobrevibacter sp. genome contains these proteins:
- a CDS encoding Cna B-type domain-containing protein, translating to MNAVSAGDNSVVGTEDGKLMLDSDSAVLAENANDINVKLSATNSQNTLQSGDVGNYTELQSLIDSNYGGILSLDKNYAYSDLDAIKNITVLQSITIVGNGHTISGENQAMVFHILNTTKHVTLQNITFVNCNENSSVLIEGNFCTVDNCTFKNNTMSTEGPLSITGMGNKVINSKFIDNQAYYGGALLLGGYYNNIINCTFEKNDGRNYLGGAVYVEGGRNSIYNSTFKNNKNGQRGGSVYVTGTQNLVQNCTFESNQASSYGGAVYLKGNNNLVNDSTFNDNYASQGSAVYLNGNNNLVNDSTFESNEGDYGTVFLGGHDNLINGSTFENNHAEYYGGAVYLVGYDNLVNDSTFKNNDVYYYGGAVYLAGYDNLVNASTFESNDGYFGGAVYLAGYDNLVNDSTFENNHADVGAGAIYMAGHDNTLNNSVINHNIADSFAGAICISGSNITIDESKFNENSINSSGGNGAAVYVDGNNVEILNSEFNKHNADQGGAIYWIGANGTISGSKFNENTARTGGAIVWEGINGTIEGSEFKDNNARVSAGAIEVRNNLLINNSEFNKNYADGFAGAIYLQRDNAVVNNSEFNKNYADRAGAIEILGTNNTIDCSNFTENKAIGDSSSSNLYSGRGGAIFIAENSEHANQDLNNTIRGSIFKHNEANLIAGAVYVESKGNIINRSEFYYNTASNNGGAVQLNGENNTIDNSRFEHNNASYGGALYIYHGNSLVNNTNMSYNNASMGGAIYIFIGDNVTVDNSRFTQNGAFTNEENLKLPIDVRPKINAGAIFWQGKNGVIDHSVFDSNIVKTKGQQYAQGGAVYWVGNNATINNTKFISNSVFNEGNFSEGGALSISDDYAIVENCIFERNVVYANGGAIHWMGDHGVIYNSTFTENNASSEGGAINGVGKNLLINGSTFIRNKVLAYVGGALALDAYGTVDNSTFIENSAYKGGAIHWIDEGACLVNNSYFYKNHAMYAGGAIACDYYYYHADKYIQNTRFINNTCQNYGGAIASLDTEMDNCTFINNSANMGGAIHSYDSKINASHFSSNSAKYGNDIYHSGTLDLIDLHIPDENIAYVPSDLAEIIRYNIGNSTRLMNNSYIGMCFERNSLLPKYGAYDESLQGLINVKSKESIVEYLKLLVYVAFNSMEEVYPHAQDDFTLYPEGYEDYPHLIKDDRSNWVPISRTDYYSRAVHVFSDHDFRKSKHPFVQEILRRYDNGERISQDQTKMVKGTMIKYHFSTLMSPASQSLFLFLITPIPKIDKTYLNTTDFITVNDTVAFNITVNNTGDKPLVNITIKEIYNSTELEYIRHSDNKTWIKNNDTFTFYHDPDVGDIVIYNIYLENTCGKNLENTVFGNVYDPSQLEFVKCANADLIKNPDGTFLFIDEIKAHRSKTLSLYFKILNKDVNLAAMIPKIIKYSFSEDNNLLSQEGNIKINRIYNDTFNDTNGNDFVVYDICLNNTCDSPLENITFSSIYNPAELKFVNCTNVNLTENADGTFFYSGVINAHENVTSRLYFKVLTNVDKTNKTLNVVKYYRIDSNSISQDGRMSIEREYVGRYSPINVGESYTFTIWFKTLTNGTLVNKVSLNAHALMETLNATNKTTAYKPNMTVEKITLNKTVYLGNQTSFNIVVRNTGDCDLGNVTVVEKSYTGLVFDSYVNGTGNWKRVGDKFVLDGVLAKNASASFRVIFNTTVSGNFTNVVVANSNVTENKTTENKTEVVPIRVNVTKVWNDNNNQHGMRPENVTIILFADGKKIDEIVLSDKNNWNHIFVELPMVKDGKVINYTVSEIPIENYTMNIINKTVDDFTVIIANNTYKFDVEVTSVNVTKVWVDDGNRDGVMPVSVVVRLFDVDDPNVIIGEVVLNATNNWRGNFSGLPVYKNGGALIKYNVTELSVANYNVTYANNTPYNFSL from the coding sequence ATGAATGCAGTTTCAGCTGGAGATAACTCTGTGGTTGGAACGGAAGATGGAAAATTGATGTTGGATAGCGATAGCGCTGTTTTAGCAGAAAATGCTAATGACATCAATGTAAAATTAAGTGCAACTAATTCTCAAAACACTCTTCAATCAGGTGATGTTGGAAACTATACGGAACTGCAGAGTTTGATTGATTCAAATTATGGCGGTATTCTTAGTCTTGATAAAAATTATGCGTATTCTGACTTGGATGCTATAAAAAACATAACAGTTCTTCAGTCTATTACTATTGTTGGTAATGGTCACACAATAAGCGGTGAAAATCAGGCAATGGTATTCCATATTTTAAACACCACCAAACATGTTACTTTGCAAAATATTACTTTTGTAAATTGTAATGAAAATTCAAGTGTTCTTATTGAAGGTAATTTCTGTACAGTTGACAATTGTACATTCAAAAACAATACTATGTCAACTGAGGGTCCGCTCTCAATTACAGGTATGGGTAATAAAGTAATTAATTCAAAATTTATCGATAATCAAGCATACTATGGTGGTGCTCTTTTATTAGGTGGTTATTACAATAATATTATAAACTGTACTTTTGAGAAAAATGACGGTAGAAATTATTTAGGTGGTGCTGTTTATGTGGAAGGTGGACGTAATTCAATTTACAATTCCACTTTTAAAAATAACAAAAATGGACAAAGGGGAGGATCTGTTTATGTAACAGGAACTCAAAATTTAGTTCAGAATTGTACTTTTGAAAGCAATCAAGCATCATCTTATGGTGGTGCTGTTTATTTAAAGGGTAATAATAACTTGGTTAATGATTCTACTTTTAATGATAATTATGCATCTCAAGGTAGTGCTGTTTATTTAAATGGTAATAATAACTTGGTTAATGATTCTACTTTTGAAAGTAATGAAGGAGATTATGGTACTGTTTTTTTAGGCGGTCATGATAACTTGATTAATGGTTCTACTTTTGAAAATAATCATGCTGAGTATTATGGTGGTGCTGTTTATTTAGTTGGTTATGATAACTTGGTTAATGATTCCACTTTTAAAAATAATGACGTTTACTATTATGGTGGTGCTGTTTATTTAGCTGGTTATGATAACTTGGTTAATGCTTCTACTTTTGAAAGTAATGACGGATATTTTGGTGGTGCTGTTTATTTAGCTGGTTATGATAACTTGGTTAATGATTCCACTTTTGAAAATAACCATGCTGATGTTGGTGCCGGTGCTATTTATATGGCAGGTCATGATAACACTCTTAATAATTCAGTAATTAATCATAACATTGCAGATTCATTTGCAGGTGCAATTTGTATTTCTGGTAGTAATATCACTATAGATGAATCTAAATTCAATGAAAATTCAATTAATAGTTCTGGAGGTAATGGTGCTGCTGTTTATGTTGATGGTAACAATGTAGAAATATTAAACTCAGAATTCAATAAACATAACGCTGATCAAGGTGGTGCGATTTATTGGATTGGGGCTAATGGAACAATTAGCGGTTCAAAATTTAATGAAAACACTGCCCGAACTGGTGGAGCAATAGTATGGGAGGGAATAAATGGAACAATTGAAGGTTCTGAATTCAAGGATAATAATGCAAGAGTTAGTGCTGGTGCAATAGAGGTGCGTAATAATTTATTAATTAATAATTCAGAATTTAATAAAAATTATGCTGATGGATTTGCAGGTGCAATATATCTACAAAGGGATAATGCAGTTGTAAACAATTCGGAATTTAATAAAAATTATGCTGATAGAGCAGGTGCTATCGAAATTCTTGGAACAAACAATACTATTGATTGTTCTAACTTTACTGAAAATAAGGCTATAGGAGACTCTTCAAGTTCAAACTTATACTCTGGTAGAGGTGGTGCAATCTTCATAGCGGAAAATTCAGAACATGCTAATCAGGATCTTAACAACACTATTCGTGGCTCAATATTCAAGCACAATGAAGCTAATTTGATTGCTGGTGCTGTTTATGTAGAATCAAAAGGAAATATTATAAATCGAAGTGAATTTTATTATAACACTGCTAGCAATAATGGTGGTGCTGTTCAATTGAATGGAGAAAACAATACCATAGATAACTCACGCTTTGAACATAATAATGCATCTTATGGTGGTGCTCTTTATATCTATCATGGCAATTCACTAGTAAACAATACCAATATGTCTTATAACAATGCTAGTATGGGTGGTGCTATTTATATTTTCATAGGTGATAATGTAACCGTGGATAATTCTCGTTTCACCCAAAACGGTGCGTTTACCAATGAAGAAAACCTCAAATTGCCTATTGATGTTAGACCTAAGATTAATGCTGGAGCTATCTTCTGGCAAGGTAAAAATGGTGTTATTGACCACTCTGTGTTTGATAGCAATATTGTAAAAACTAAAGGTCAACAGTATGCTCAAGGAGGAGCTGTTTACTGGGTTGGAAATAACGCAACTATAAATAATACTAAATTTATTTCAAATAGTGTATTCAACGAGGGTAACTTCTCTGAAGGAGGAGCATTAAGTATTTCTGATGATTATGCAATTGTAGAAAATTGTATTTTTGAAAGAAATGTTGTTTATGCTAATGGTGGTGCTATTCACTGGATGGGTGACCATGGAGTAATTTATAATTCAACATTCACTGAAAACAATGCATCAAGTGAAGGTGGTGCGATTAACGGTGTTGGAAAAAATCTGTTAATCAACGGTTCAACTTTCATTAGGAATAAGGTACTAGCGTATGTTGGTGGTGCTCTTGCTTTAGATGCATACGGTACTGTTGACAATTCAACATTTATAGAAAACTCCGCATACAAAGGTGGAGCTATCCACTGGATTGATGAAGGAGCATGTTTAGTAAATAATTCATATTTCTACAAAAACCATGCAATGTATGCAGGTGGAGCAATAGCCTGTGATTACTATTATTATCATGCAGATAAATATATTCAGAACACAAGATTTATTAACAACACCTGTCAAAATTACGGTGGTGCTATAGCATCCCTTGATACAGAAATGGATAACTGTACTTTCATAAACAACTCTGCAAACATGGGTGGTGCTATCCATTCATATGATTCAAAAATCAACGCTTCACACTTCTCTTCCAACAGCGCAAAATACGGTAATGATATTTATCATAGTGGTACATTGGATTTAATAGATTTGCATATTCCTGATGAGAATATTGCTTATGTTCCTAGTGATTTAGCAGAAATTATCCGATACAATATCGGTAATTCAACACGTCTGATGAACAATTCATATATTGGAATGTGTTTTGAAAGAAATTCTCTACTGCCAAAATATGGGGCATACGACGAATCATTACAGGGATTAATAAACGTAAAATCTAAAGAAAGTATTGTTGAATACCTGAAACTTTTGGTTTATGTGGCATTTAATTCAATGGAAGAGGTTTACCCTCATGCACAAGATGATTTTACATTATATCCTGAAGGATATGAAGACTATCCTCACTTAATAAAAGATGATAGATCAAATTGGGTTCCAATCAGCCGTACAGATTATTACAGCAGAGCGGTTCACGTATTCTCTGATCATGACTTCAGAAAAAGTAAACATCCATTTGTGCAAGAAATATTGAGGCGTTATGACAATGGGGAGAGAATCAGTCAGGATCAAACAAAAATGGTTAAGGGTACAATGATTAAGTATCATTTTTCAACTTTAATGTCTCCTGCTTCACAGAGTCTATTCCTGTTCCTTATTACTCCAATACCAAAAATAGACAAGACTTATTTAAACACCACAGACTTTATCACAGTAAATGATACTGTAGCATTTAATATTACAGTCAATAACACTGGAGATAAACCTCTTGTAAATATTACAATAAAAGAAATTTATAATTCAACTGAATTGGAATACATCCGTCATTCTGATAATAAAACTTGGATTAAAAATAACGATACATTCACTTTCTATCATGACCCTGATGTAGGTGACATTGTTATATATAATATTTATTTAGAGAATACCTGTGGTAAAAATCTTGAAAATACAGTATTCGGCAATGTTTATGATCCGTCTCAATTGGAGTTTGTTAAATGTGCAAATGCCGATTTGATTAAAAATCCAGATGGTACATTTTTATTCATCGATGAGATTAAGGCTCACAGAAGTAAAACACTTAGTCTTTACTTTAAAATATTAAATAAAGATGTTAATTTGGCTGCTATGATTCCTAAGATTATTAAATATAGTTTTAGTGAAGATAACAATTTATTATCTCAAGAAGGTAATATTAAAATAAACAGAATATATAATGATACATTCAACGACACTAACGGTAATGATTTTGTTGTATATGATATCTGTTTGAATAATACCTGTGACAGTCCTCTTGAAAATATAACATTTAGCAGTATTTATAATCCTGCTGAATTGAAGTTTGTTAACTGTACAAATGTTAATCTAACTGAAAATGCAGATGGAACATTTTTCTATTCAGGAGTGATAAATGCTCATGAAAATGTAACTTCACGTCTTTACTTTAAAGTATTAACTAATGTCGATAAAACTAATAAAACACTTAATGTTGTTAAATATTATCGTATTGACTCTAATTCCATATCTCAAGATGGTAGAATGTCCATTGAAAGAGAATATGTCGGACGTTACTCACCAATAAATGTTGGTGAAAGTTATACTTTCACAATTTGGTTTAAAACATTAACAAACGGTACCTTAGTAAACAAGGTTTCATTAAATGCTCATGCTTTAATGGAAACATTGAATGCAACAAACAAAACTACAGCTTACAAGCCTAACATGACTGTTGAAAAGATTACTTTGAACAAGACTGTTTATCTTGGTAATCAGACTAGTTTCAATATTGTTGTTCGCAATACTGGTGACTGTGATTTAGGCAATGTCACTGTCGTTGAGAAATCATACACTGGATTAGTATTTGATAGTTATGTTAACGGTACAGGTAACTGGAAACGTGTTGGGGATAAATTTGTCCTTGATGGTGTTTTAGCTAAAAACGCTAGTGCTTCTTTCAGAGTTATTTTCAATACAACTGTTAGTGGTAATTTTACCAATGTTGTTGTTGCAAATTCCAATGTAACTGAGAATAAAACTACAGAGAATAAAACTGAAGTTGTACCAATAAGAGTTAATGTCACTAAAGTATGGAATGATAACAATAATCAACATGGTATGAGACCTGAAAATGTAACCATTATTTTATTCGCTGACGGTAAGAAAATTGATGAAATTGTTTTATCTGATAAAAATAATTGGAATCATATTTTCGTCGAATTGCCAATGGTTAAAGATGGTAAAGTGATTAATTATACAGTTAGTGAAATCCCTATTGAAAATTATACAATGAATATCATTAATAAAACTGTAGATGATTTTACTGTTATAATTGCTAACAATACCTATAAATTTGATGTTGAAGTGACTTCTGTTAATGTTACTAAGGTTTGGGTTGATGATGGTAATCGTGATGGTGTAATGCCTGTTAGTGTTGTTGTTAGATTGTTTGATGTTGATGATCCTAATGTTATTATTGGGGAAGTTGTGTTGAATGCGACTAATAATTGGAGAGGTAATTTCAGTGGTTTACCTGTTTATAAAAATGGTGGTGCTTTAATTAAGTACAATGTTACTGAGTTGTCTGTTGCTAATTATAATGTCACATATGCTAATAACACTCCTTATAATTTCTCCTTATAA
- a CDS encoding flavodoxin, with product MSSLVIYFSRNGENYFGGELKNIEKGNTEVIAEYIHELDGADLFKVEPAEEYPADYMKCIDVAKKEQQSDARPEIKETLESIDGYDTIYIGFPNWWGTLPMPMFTQLEKLDFAGKIVKPFVTHEGSGFGSSLKDLKKLCEGAEIKRGLSIQGADVYDAKGIVNAWIEE from the coding sequence ATGTCCAGTTTAGTTATTTATTTTTCAAGAAACGGTGAAAACTACTTCGGCGGTGAACTTAAAAACATCGAAAAGGGAAACACCGAAGTAATCGCTGAATATATTCATGAACTTGATGGTGCTGATTTGTTTAAAGTCGAACCTGCTGAAGAATATCCTGCCGATTACATGAAATGCATTGATGTTGCCAAAAAGGAACAGCAGTCAGATGCAAGGCCTGAAATCAAAGAAACTTTGGAAAGTATTGACGGCTACGATACTATTTACATAGGTTTTCCAAACTGGTGGGGAACCCTTCCGATGCCGATGTTTACACAGCTGGAAAAGCTTGATTTTGCCGGAAAAATTGTTAAACCTTTTGTTACTCATGAAGGATCAGGTTTTGGTTCATCACTAAAAGATTTAAAGAAATTATGTGAGGGTGCTGAAATCAAAAGGGGCTTGTCAATTCAGGGTGCAGATGTCTATGATGCAAAAGGCATTGTAAATGCATGGATTGAGGAGTAA
- a CDS encoding FprA family A-type flavoprotein, which yields MKAKAVKIADGVYWVGVIHWNSRTFHGYGIPGTTYNAYLVFGEEKTVLIDNTYTGLQNQLDARIEDAFAQEGKDVKIDVFVQNHSEMDHSTYLRDTIDKYNPDAEIYASQNCINFLEAQYHNFSDLEITAVATGDEIDIGGRTLKFISAPMLHWPDSMFTFLAEEGILFSNDAFGQHVCHSKRFDEDYSVDYLLKEAQKYYANLVTLGSPMLRMKLQELTDTGLINEIKMIAPCHGQIWKNPAPIVEKYTEWGSGVCKDKITVIYDTMHHSTEKLAYQIAEGIMSEGVEVEMYFMQEDGPDDVITDILDSKAIALGAPTMMNKPFPRIGNMMYWLDCVNFKGTGSEKNALIFSSKGWGGGAVAKLQRDLEEAGFTVTDTLDVLFVPDEDVLAEAFEKGAELARSIKE from the coding sequence ATGAAAGCAAAAGCTGTAAAAATAGCAGATGGTGTTTACTGGGTTGGTGTAATTCACTGGAACAGTAGAACTTTCCACGGTTATGGAATTCCAGGAACCACCTACAACGCATATTTAGTATTTGGTGAAGAAAAAACTGTATTGATTGACAATACATACACAGGCTTGCAAAATCAATTAGATGCGAGAATTGAAGATGCATTTGCACAAGAAGGAAAAGACGTTAAAATCGACGTATTTGTACAAAACCACTCTGAAATGGATCATTCAACCTATTTAAGAGACACTATTGACAAATATAATCCGGATGCAGAAATATATGCATCTCAAAACTGTATTAACTTTTTGGAAGCACAATACCATAACTTCTCTGATTTGGAAATCACTGCTGTAGCTACAGGTGATGAAATTGACATCGGTGGCAGAACATTGAAATTCATCTCAGCACCAATGCTTCACTGGCCTGACAGCATGTTCACATTTTTGGCTGAAGAAGGAATTCTCTTCTCAAACGACGCATTCGGACAGCACGTGTGCCACTCCAAAAGATTTGACGAAGACTACTCTGTTGACTACCTTCTTAAGGAAGCACAAAAATACTATGCAAATCTTGTAACTCTCGGTTCTCCAATGCTTAGAATGAAATTGCAGGAATTAACCGATACTGGTTTAATCAATGAAATCAAAATGATTGCACCATGTCACGGTCAAATCTGGAAAAACCCTGCTCCAATTGTAGAAAAATACACTGAATGGGGATCTGGTGTATGTAAAGACAAAATCACAGTTATTTATGATACTATGCACCACTCAACCGAAAAGCTCGCATACCAAATCGCTGAAGGTATAATGAGTGAAGGAGTTGAAGTTGAAATGTATTTCATGCAGGAAGACGGTCCTGACGATGTAATTACAGACATTTTAGACTCCAAAGCTATTGCACTTGGTGCTCCTACAATGATGAACAAGCCTTTCCCAAGAATTGGAAACATGATGTACTGGCTTGACTGCGTTAACTTCAAAGGAACAGGCAGTGAGAAAAACGCTTTAATCTTTTCATCCAAAGGATGGGGTGGAGGAGCTGTAGCTAAACTCCAAAGAGATTTAGAGGAAGCAGGTTTCACTGTAACCGATACTTTGGATGTATTGTTTGTACCTGATGAAGATGTTTTAGCAGAAGCTTTTGAAAAAGGTGCAGAATTGGCTCGTTCCATTAAAGAATAA
- a CDS encoding histidinol phosphate phosphatase domain-containing protein — MNKRIDLHMHSLFSDGELLPSELARRALKLNHEVIAITDHVDWSNVETIPAIQDAIDDINANWDITVVLGAEVTHAPCESIDGIAKRAKQLGAKIVVVHGETLNEPVTPGTNRAAVESKHVDILGHPGLITKEEAEIALENDIYLEISARKGHCLGNGHVANIAREVGNKLLVDTDTHSPDNLITFEKSYEIALGAGLSHDEAMKALVDNPRELLKSKGIL; from the coding sequence TTGAATAAAAGAATCGATTTACATATGCACAGTTTATTTAGTGACGGTGAATTATTGCCATCAGAACTTGCAAGAAGAGCATTGAAATTAAATCATGAAGTTATAGCAATAACCGACCATGTCGACTGGTCAAACGTAGAAACAATTCCGGCAATTCAGGATGCGATTGATGATATTAATGCAAACTGGGACATTACCGTCGTTTTAGGTGCAGAAGTTACCCATGCACCATGCGAGTCCATTGACGGAATAGCAAAAAGGGCAAAACAGTTAGGAGCCAAAATCGTTGTCGTGCATGGTGAAACATTAAATGAGCCTGTAACTCCCGGAACAAACAGAGCAGCTGTTGAATCAAAACATGTTGATATTTTAGGCCATCCCGGTTTAATTACTAAAGAGGAAGCAGAAATTGCACTTGAAAATGACATTTATCTTGAAATTTCAGCACGTAAAGGACATTGTCTTGGAAACGGGCATGTAGCAAATATTGCCCGTGAAGTTGGAAACAAACTGCTCGTTGATACAGATACCCATTCACCTGATAACTTAATCACATTTGAAAAGTCATATGAAATAGCTTTGGGTGCAGGATTAAGTCATGATGAAGCAATGAAAGCACTTGTAGACAATCCTCGTGAACTTTTAAAAAGCAAAGGAATTTTATAA
- a CDS encoding 2,5-diamino-6-(ribosylamino)-4(3H)-pyrimidinone 5'-phosphate reductase, translating into MRPYVILNAAMTLDGKIATQTGSSNISGEEDLKRVHEIRKQCDGIMVGIGTVLADDPRLTVHKIDANPEDNPVRVVVDSKCRTPIDARITNDDAKTIIACANEFKDDFIKSEKYEVFKKRGVKFFWSGDERVDLTSLMSYLHEEGIEKLMLEGGSTLNFSMIKAGLIDEISICVAPMVVGGSNAKTFFDGEGFDLMDEAVRLELIDSYTLGKDLILKYNVLK; encoded by the coding sequence ATGAGACCATATGTAATATTGAATGCTGCAATGACACTGGACGGTAAAATTGCAACCCAAACCGGAAGCTCCAACATTTCCGGTGAAGAAGACCTTAAAAGGGTTCATGAAATAAGAAAGCAGTGTGACGGGATAATGGTTGGAATCGGAACTGTTTTGGCAGATGACCCTCGACTGACAGTTCATAAAATTGACGCAAATCCTGAAGATAATCCTGTAAGAGTTGTTGTTGACAGTAAATGCAGAACCCCAATTGATGCAAGAATAACTAATGATGATGCAAAAACAATAATTGCATGCGCCAATGAATTTAAGGATGATTTCATCAAATCAGAAAAATATGAAGTCTTTAAAAAACGTGGAGTGAAGTTTTTTTGGAGCGGTGACGAAAGAGTGGATTTGACATCACTTATGAGCTATCTTCATGAGGAAGGAATTGAAAAGCTAATGCTTGAAGGAGGATCAACTTTAAACTTCTCAATGATTAAAGCAGGTCTTATTGATGAGATAAGCATTTGTGTAGCTCCTATGGTTGTAGGGGGATCAAATGCAAAGACTTTCTTTGATGGTGAAGGCTTTGATTTGATGGATGAAGCCGTCAGATTGGAGTTAATAGATTCTTATACTCTGGGTAAAGACTTAATTTTAAAATATAATGTTTTAAAGTAA
- a CDS encoding glycosyltransferase 4 family protein → MMILPQLPLYAIAIICGLISFFATRLFMPKIIRKLEEADIVGKDIHKSWKPVVAEMGGFGIIFGFVIGMFSGIYMHDIIAFQLVTVLVVILLVGMIGIIDDLLALSSKSKFFLLFIAGLPLMWVAPPNVGLFYLIVIPIALSIGSNLTNMLAGLNGIESGLGVISMTSLTIACIILGKYDVTIISMSMLGALLAFLYFNRYPAKIFPGDTGTLIIGAAIVCIAFIGRVKLIALIVLMPNIIDAALKFYSAGVMNRSQQKPTQLNEDGKLVRPDAGFKSLIRLILRKPIAEKDAVKIIWAIGIAFGILGIAVALIMPGMLESKTLMNFLQIKEMFYHV, encoded by the coding sequence ATGATGATTTTACCACAACTTCCATTGTATGCGATAGCTATAATCTGTGGTTTGATTTCTTTTTTTGCAACCCGATTATTCATGCCGAAAATTATTAGAAAACTTGAAGAAGCAGACATTGTAGGAAAAGACATTCACAAATCCTGGAAACCTGTTGTAGCTGAAATGGGCGGATTCGGAATTATATTCGGATTTGTAATAGGAATGTTTTCAGGTATCTATATGCACGACATTATTGCATTCCAGCTTGTAACAGTTCTTGTTGTAATACTGCTTGTAGGAATGATCGGCATTATTGATGATTTGCTTGCACTTTCATCAAAATCAAAATTCTTTTTGCTTTTCATTGCAGGCCTTCCTTTGATGTGGGTTGCACCGCCAAACGTAGGTCTTTTTTATCTGATCGTCATTCCAATAGCATTGTCCATCGGATCCAACCTGACAAACATGCTTGCAGGTTTAAATGGAATCGAATCAGGACTGGGTGTTATTTCAATGACCTCACTGACAATAGCATGTATCATCTTAGGAAAATATGATGTAACAATCATTTCTATGAGTATGCTTGGGGCATTGCTTGCATTTCTATACTTTAACAGATATCCTGCTAAAATTTTCCCGGGAGACACCGGAACACTTATTATCGGTGCGGCTATTGTATGTATCGCATTTATCGGAAGGGTAAAACTGATTGCACTTATTGTGCTCATGCCAAATATTATTGACGCCGCTTTGAAATTCTACTCCGCAGGTGTCATGAACCGTTCCCAGCAAAAACCGACACAATTAAACGAAGATGGAAAACTGGTAAGACCTGATGCAGGTTTTAAATCATTAATCAGACTGATTTTAAGAAAACCTATTGCAGAAAAGGATGCTGTAAAAATCATTTGGGCAATAGGCATAGCATTTGGAATATTAGGTATTGCCGTGGCATTGATAATGCCTGGAATGCTTGAAAGTAAGACATTGATGAACTTCCTGCAAATCAAGGAAATGTTCTATCATGTATAG